A single genomic interval of Cellvibrio sp. PSBB023 harbors:
- a CDS encoding DUF3488 and transglutaminase-like domain-containing protein translates to MWTRRKGSAPRPRQEYLARDKLAWLLVMQTLLVLPLLINLPLWLWLVWAMAGFWRTQVFRGRWGAPGGTVKTLLTLLCAGGLLASYAGKTGTETMVGLLACTFVLKLLEVNSARDAQLLIFIGFFITASQLLFNQSPLAALYSLGCLLILLASWRSLYLTSAQANGPRLRAGWRLLWHSLPIMLVLFVVIPRLGPLWAIPNQQAAKTGFSDSMSPGDFGQLALSRAPAFRVEFIGRDTPPPPSQLYWRGLVLDSFDGRTWRQRDPWGIAPKVKDEEPLTEESVAYSIILEPHGQPWLFSLMTPQSTSAPGNYRPIRITRDHLLFNSVPVAQRLRYQVISALAFAPSPPQALTNSERAAYTRLPQGSNPQAQALAAQWRAEGLSDQAIIERVLNLFNREFTYSLQAPVLGQHSVDEFLFTTQKGFCEHFASSFSLLLRAADIPVRVVVGYQGGSWNPLENYLLVSQSDAHAWTEVWIEGEGWRNIDPTAVVAPNRIEQGLDNALSADEQNLVNSNWSGSTLLYNLRLRWDAATFVWQRWVLNYDSQTQEGLLSRLLGGTEAWRMTLWLIGLGLLGAALATWALLRSHQSPALRPEIRALQSLERKLAPQGYVREQGETAGDFIARVSHSEPRWHAALSIIARLFEQIAYQQQPQQLALLREKIRRFPQA, encoded by the coding sequence ATGTGGACTAGACGCAAGGGATCAGCGCCACGCCCGCGTCAGGAGTATCTGGCACGCGACAAACTCGCCTGGCTGTTGGTCATGCAAACCCTGCTGGTATTGCCACTGCTGATCAACCTGCCCCTCTGGCTGTGGCTGGTGTGGGCCATGGCGGGTTTCTGGCGCACCCAGGTATTTCGCGGTCGCTGGGGCGCTCCCGGCGGCACAGTCAAAACCCTGCTGACCCTGCTGTGCGCTGGGGGGCTACTGGCCAGCTATGCCGGTAAAACCGGCACCGAAACCATGGTAGGCCTGCTGGCCTGCACCTTTGTGCTCAAGTTGTTGGAAGTAAACTCCGCGCGCGATGCCCAGTTACTGATCTTTATCGGGTTTTTCATCACTGCCAGCCAACTGCTGTTCAACCAAAGCCCACTGGCTGCGCTCTACAGCCTGGGTTGCCTGCTCATCCTGCTCGCCAGTTGGCGCTCGCTCTACCTCACCAGCGCCCAAGCCAATGGCCCACGCCTGCGCGCTGGCTGGCGCCTGCTATGGCATAGCTTACCCATCATGCTGGTGCTGTTTGTGGTGATTCCACGCTTGGGGCCACTGTGGGCAATCCCCAACCAGCAAGCCGCTAAAACCGGGTTTAGCGATAGCATGTCCCCCGGCGACTTTGGCCAGTTAGCACTGAGCCGTGCACCGGCTTTCCGGGTGGAGTTTATTGGCCGCGACACACCGCCACCGCCCAGCCAACTCTACTGGCGCGGCTTGGTGCTGGACAGTTTTGATGGCCGCACCTGGCGCCAGCGCGACCCTTGGGGGATAGCGCCCAAGGTGAAAGATGAGGAGCCACTCACGGAAGAATCGGTGGCCTACAGCATTATTCTGGAACCCCACGGCCAGCCCTGGTTGTTCAGTTTGATGACGCCGCAAAGCACCAGCGCCCCGGGTAACTATCGCCCGATTCGTATCACCCGCGACCACCTGCTCTTCAACTCCGTGCCTGTCGCCCAGCGTTTGCGCTACCAGGTCATTTCCGCACTGGCGTTTGCGCCATCGCCCCCACAGGCGCTGACGAACAGCGAGCGCGCGGCTTACACCCGCCTGCCTCAGGGCAGCAACCCCCAAGCACAGGCGCTGGCCGCCCAATGGCGCGCCGAAGGCTTGAGCGATCAGGCCATTATTGAGCGCGTGCTCAACCTGTTTAACCGCGAATTCACCTACAGCCTGCAAGCACCAGTATTGGGGCAGCACTCGGTGGATGAGTTCTTATTCACGACCCAAAAAGGCTTTTGCGAGCACTTTGCCAGCAGCTTTAGCCTACTGTTGCGTGCGGCGGATATCCCAGTGCGAGTGGTAGTGGGTTATCAGGGCGGGAGCTGGAATCCACTGGAGAACTACCTGCTGGTCAGCCAGTCCGATGCCCACGCCTGGACGGAGGTATGGATTGAGGGCGAAGGCTGGCGCAACATCGACCCGACCGCCGTTGTCGCCCCCAACCGTATAGAACAAGGGCTGGATAATGCCCTGAGCGCCGATGAGCAGAATCTGGTCAACAGCAACTGGAGCGGTTCCACCCTGCTCTACAACCTGCGCCTGCGCTGGGATGCGGCGACCTTTGTCTGGCAGCGCTGGGTATTGAATTACGACAGCCAAACCCAGGAGGGATTGCTCTCCCGTCTGCTCGGCGGCACAGAGGCCTGGCGAATGACGCTGTGGCTGATCGGGCTGGGGTTACTGGGCGCCGCGTTGGCCACCTGGGCCCTGCTGCGCAGCCATCAAAGCCCTGCATTGCGCCCGGAAATTCGCGCCCTGCAATCGCTGGAGCGCAAACTGGCACCACAAGGCTATGTGCGCGAACAGGGC
- a CDS encoding DUF58 domain-containing protein: MSIRSDWRAAWQRHFFRWIDKRVPPARQISLNRKNLYIFPNRTGFLYLVMTLLIWLLGTNYQNNLILALCYLMVSLFVVAIHHTFANLSGISVRFVQATPAFAGEAASFVLELSTRNRYGCENVEIRWGDGEARTLTLAPATPQRVSLQVPSRQRGYLRPGRLLIQSHFPLGIIRCWSWLNLEAAALIYPAPVAIDEPQHLASSGREEGGTSTRGGDDFSGLREYQPGDPIKHIAWKQFAQHKGLFTKEYEAYFSAEKWLDWHNLNQLQELRLSGLCYWALHYERQQIPYGLSLPGLTLAPALGDYHLQAVLKALAQFNLAREAGYVD; the protein is encoded by the coding sequence ATGAGCATTCGCAGTGACTGGCGCGCCGCCTGGCAGCGCCACTTCTTTCGCTGGATTGATAAACGGGTTCCGCCCGCGCGCCAGATTAGCCTCAATCGCAAAAACCTTTACATCTTCCCCAATCGCACCGGGTTCCTGTATTTGGTTATGACGCTGCTGATTTGGCTGCTGGGCACCAACTATCAAAACAACCTGATTCTCGCCCTCTGCTATTTAATGGTCAGTTTGTTTGTTGTGGCCATCCACCATACTTTTGCCAACCTGTCAGGTATCAGTGTGCGCTTTGTGCAGGCCACTCCGGCCTTTGCGGGAGAAGCAGCCAGTTTTGTGCTGGAACTCAGCACCCGGAACCGGTACGGCTGTGAGAATGTGGAAATCCGCTGGGGCGATGGCGAAGCACGCACCCTGACGCTCGCGCCGGCAACGCCGCAGCGCGTGAGCCTGCAAGTGCCTAGCCGCCAGCGCGGCTATTTACGCCCCGGGCGACTGTTAATCCAGAGCCATTTCCCACTGGGCATTATTCGCTGCTGGAGCTGGCTGAACCTGGAGGCGGCAGCACTGATCTACCCTGCGCCGGTGGCCATCGATGAACCCCAACACCTCGCCAGCAGCGGGCGCGAAGAAGGCGGCACCAGCACCCGCGGCGGCGATGACTTTAGCGGCCTGCGCGAATACCAGCCGGGCGATCCCATCAAACACATTGCCTGGAAACAGTTTGCGCAGCACAAGGGGCTGTTTACCAAAGAATATGAGGCTTATTTTTCTGCGGAAAAATGGCTGGACTGGCACAACCTGAACCAGTTGCAGGAGCTGCGCCTATCGGGCCTGTGCTACTGGGCACTGCATTATGAGCGCCAGCAAATTCCCTACGGCTTGAGCTTGCCCGGCCTGACCCTGGCACCCGCGCTGGGCGATTATCACCTGCAAGCGGTGCTCAAGGCGCTGGCTCAATTTAACCTGGCGCGCGAGGCTGGTTATGTGGACTAG
- a CDS encoding MoxR family ATPase encodes MHSLISSIINQVDQVLLGKDQQVRLALACLFAEGHLLIEDLPGMGKTTLAHCLAKVLGLKFERVQFTSDLLPADILGVAIFEREQGVFKFHPGPVFTQVLLADEINRSSPKTQSALLEAMEEGQVTIEGKSRPLPTPFFVIATQNPLSQSGTFPLPESQLDRFLMRISLGYPSPASERLLFEGVDPRARIRALKPLVTNEQLAAIQQAVQQVSASDSLLDYVQRLVAFTRSDARFSYGLSPRGALALLRAAKAWALIHNRSYLVPEDVQAVLYAVVGHRVRGTGHSSDSEPLVKHLRDSVNVLA; translated from the coding sequence ATGCACTCACTGATTAGCAGCATTATCAACCAAGTGGATCAAGTCTTATTGGGCAAGGATCAACAGGTTCGCCTTGCACTGGCCTGCCTGTTTGCGGAGGGCCATTTACTGATTGAAGATTTACCCGGCATGGGCAAAACCACCCTCGCCCACTGCCTGGCAAAAGTGTTGGGGCTCAAGTTTGAGCGAGTGCAATTCACCAGCGATTTGCTGCCCGCCGATATTCTCGGCGTCGCCATTTTTGAGCGCGAGCAAGGTGTCTTTAAATTTCATCCCGGGCCGGTGTTTACCCAGGTACTGCTCGCCGATGAAATCAACCGCAGCTCACCCAAAACCCAGAGCGCATTGCTGGAGGCCATGGAGGAAGGCCAGGTCACCATTGAAGGCAAAAGCCGCCCCCTGCCCACCCCGTTTTTTGTGATCGCGACGCAAAACCCCCTGTCGCAAAGCGGCACCTTTCCCCTGCCGGAATCCCAGCTTGACCGCTTTTTAATGCGCATCTCCCTCGGCTACCCCAGCCCAGCCTCCGAGCGTTTATTGTTTGAAGGGGTGGATCCGCGCGCGCGCATTCGCGCCTTGAAACCGCTGGTGACCAATGAGCAATTAGCGGCCATCCAACAAGCAGTGCAGCAAGTCAGTGCCAGTGATTCACTGCTGGATTACGTGCAACGACTGGTGGCCTTTACCCGCAGCGATGCGCGTTTCAGCTATGGTTTATCACCACGGGGAGCGCTGGCGCTACTGCGCGCCGCCAAGGCGTGGGCACTGATTCACAACCGTAGTTATCTGGTGCCGGAGGATGTGCAAGCCGTGCTCTATGCCGTGGTCGGCCACCGGGTGCGCGGTACGGGTCACAGTAGCGACAGTGAACCGCTGGTCAAACACCTGCGCGACAGCGTGAATGTGCTGGCGTAA
- a CDS encoding GGDEF domain-containing protein produces the protein MTQVDDSKNKFQRGMVYLFAILASIGIAPFIVLRYLHGELLNALVDLAIVVVALGSALITYIRGQASNTVSIVTAILYSAGAVAVTHLNEPIFVFWLFPAILANFFLLSTNAALTANLLSILAVLPIASRLNTNTEIFAMISSLLICGSMAYTFALLTKRQRALLQGYATQDALTQLGNRRAMNSELELSIQDHARAQIPATLILLDLDFFKTINDKFGHSTGDKVLVELADLLVQRVRKTDRLFRFGGEEFVVIARNTALDDAMTIAEELRNQIITNLKAPDGAPISASFGCAQLQQGDSAEQWFVRADKAVYQAKQAGRNCVVSVA, from the coding sequence GTGACTCAGGTTGACGATTCAAAAAATAAATTCCAACGCGGCATGGTGTATTTGTTTGCCATTCTAGCAAGTATCGGGATAGCGCCGTTTATTGTGCTTCGCTATTTACATGGCGAGCTACTCAATGCACTGGTGGACCTGGCGATTGTTGTGGTCGCACTGGGCAGTGCGCTCATCACCTATATTCGCGGCCAAGCCTCAAATACTGTGTCGATAGTGACGGCGATTCTCTACTCCGCCGGTGCCGTGGCAGTGACCCATTTAAACGAACCCATTTTTGTGTTCTGGTTATTCCCCGCGATTCTGGCCAACTTTTTTTTGCTCAGCACCAATGCCGCGCTGACTGCCAACCTACTATCCATTCTGGCGGTTTTGCCTATAGCGTCACGCCTGAATACCAACACTGAAATCTTCGCGATGATTTCCAGTTTATTAATCTGCGGCAGTATGGCTTACACCTTTGCGCTGCTTACCAAGCGCCAGCGCGCCCTGCTGCAAGGTTATGCCACACAGGATGCCCTCACCCAACTCGGCAACCGCCGCGCCATGAATAGCGAACTGGAACTGTCCATTCAGGATCACGCCCGCGCACAAATTCCCGCCACACTTATTTTGTTGGATCTGGATTTTTTTAAAACCATTAACGATAAATTCGGCCACAGTACAGGCGACAAAGTGCTGGTAGAACTGGCCGATTTACTGGTGCAGCGCGTGCGCAAAACAGATCGCCTGTTTCGTTTTGGCGGTGAAGAGTTTGTGGTGATTGCCCGCAACACAGCCTTGGACGATGCGATGACCATCGCCGAGGAATTGCGCAACCAGATTATTACCAACCTCAAAGCGCCAGACGGCGCGCCTATATCGGCCTCGTTTGGCTGCGCCCAATTACAGCAAGGTGACAGCGCCGAACAGTGGTTTGTTCGCGCTGACAAAGCCGTTTACCAAGCCAAGCAAGCCGGCCGCAATTGTGTAGTCAGTGTGGCCTGA
- a CDS encoding carboxylesterase, with protein sequence MIGKFTHRTALFSLLLLTVIILTSGCSTLRNAKPWHRIELQQEFSADMVSRSRATPYLWSDYLQQEDKLFAELQEELRNADTHGSYRYEANSLFNPLMHSTNWNRSFVIKPENIRAGIVMLHGLTDSPYSVRQLAHRFAQQGFMVIAVRLPGHGTLPSGLLNVSWHDWVAATRLATEEMQRHLGDKAPFYLLGYSNGGALALNYSLDALDDARLRAPTKIILLSPMIGISRFAGLSESLDLIGHLPLLSSQRWLSKNPEYNPFKYNSFPVNGAWQAHRFSRQLRHKIQRLAAQQKLQQLPPVLTFQSAMDATVKTAAIEQHFYRYLPANHSELVLFDINRHQNYAPITRPKAANFVATTFARTPRNYDFVTITNSDTTTMNVSEWRSPAGSQGQPQEHPLNLAFPPGVFSLSHVALPFPMDDPVYGLTPRTDEFYGIRLGSLHLLGESNTIILSASTGMRLYANPFYSYMEERMLSWLDMPQEIPQ encoded by the coding sequence ATGATTGGGAAATTCACACACCGCACTGCACTTTTTTCCTTGCTGTTATTAACAGTCATCATTCTGACCAGTGGTTGCAGCACACTGCGCAATGCAAAACCCTGGCACCGCATTGAATTACAACAAGAGTTTTCGGCGGACATGGTATCGCGCTCGCGCGCCACGCCCTATCTATGGAGCGATTACCTGCAACAGGAAGATAAACTCTTTGCGGAATTGCAAGAAGAATTGCGCAACGCCGATACCCATGGAAGCTATCGTTACGAAGCCAATTCGCTGTTCAATCCGCTCATGCACAGCACTAACTGGAATCGCAGCTTTGTCATAAAGCCGGAAAATATTCGCGCTGGTATTGTCATGCTGCATGGCCTGACTGACTCGCCCTATTCCGTGCGCCAGCTAGCGCATAGGTTTGCACAACAGGGTTTTATGGTGATTGCTGTGCGCCTGCCAGGTCACGGCACCTTACCCTCGGGTTTATTGAATGTCAGTTGGCACGACTGGGTAGCCGCAACGCGCCTGGCTACCGAAGAAATGCAGCGCCACCTGGGTGATAAGGCGCCTTTTTATCTGTTGGGTTATTCCAATGGCGGAGCGCTGGCACTCAACTACAGTTTGGATGCGCTGGACGATGCCAGGCTGCGCGCGCCGACAAAAATTATTTTGTTATCGCCAATGATTGGTATCAGCCGCTTTGCCGGATTGAGCGAATCGCTGGATCTGATCGGTCACTTGCCGCTGTTAAGTTCGCAGCGCTGGCTCAGTAAAAATCCGGAATACAACCCATTCAAATACAATTCATTTCCGGTGAATGGCGCATGGCAGGCGCACCGTTTTTCACGGCAGCTACGCCACAAAATCCAGCGCTTGGCAGCGCAGCAAAAACTGCAACAATTACCGCCGGTATTGACCTTTCAATCGGCGATGGATGCCACAGTAAAAACCGCTGCCATTGAACAGCATTTTTATCGTTACTTACCGGCGAACCACAGTGAGCTGGTGCTGTTTGATATTAATCGCCACCAAAATTACGCCCCCATCACCCGCCCCAAAGCAGCCAACTTTGTTGCCACTACCTTTGCGCGCACGCCTCGAAATTATGATTTTGTAACCATCACCAATAGCGATACCACCACTATGAATGTCAGCGAGTGGCGCAGCCCTGCCGGTAGCCAGGGCCAACCGCAAGAACACCCGCTCAACCTGGCATTTCCCCCCGGCGTCTTTTCGCTCTCCCATGTGGCCTTGCCATTTCCCATGGATGATCCGGTGTACGGCCTCACCCCCAGGACGGATGAATTTTATGGTATTCGTTTAGGCAGCCTGCATTTATTGGGCGAGAGCAATACCATCATTCTCAGTGCCAGTACCGGCATGCGCTTGTACGCCAATCCGTTTTATTCCTACATGGAGGAACGTATGTTGAGCTGGCTTGATATGCCGCAGGAGATACCGCAATAA
- a CDS encoding alpha/beta fold hydrolase, giving the protein MKLSLSSLIALSCLIMTVTLSGLGCSTQREVRIETYGDYTTPTPDCVILLHGLARTSDSMLPLSDALHAQHYTVVNVDYPSRHFPIADLAEQAIPPALAQCHQTAAPRIHFVTHSLGGIVLRQYLQQHTIPELHRVVMLAPPNKGSQIVDKLKPIPVFGWINGPAGNELGTTAKSLPNTLGKVDFELGVIAGTTSVNLLLSLYLPNPDDGKVSLENTKIDGMRDFIALPVSHPYIMKDKDTIVQILHFLAQGYFLHTPESGQ; this is encoded by the coding sequence ATGAAATTGTCCCTTAGCTCGTTGATCGCCCTCTCCTGCCTGATAATGACTGTCACCTTGAGCGGACTCGGCTGCAGCACGCAGCGCGAGGTGCGTATTGAAACCTATGGGGATTACACAACACCAACACCCGACTGTGTGATTTTGCTGCACGGTTTGGCGCGAACCAGCGATTCCATGCTGCCGCTCAGCGACGCACTGCACGCGCAGCATTACACAGTGGTGAATGTGGACTATCCGTCGCGCCACTTTCCCATTGCCGACCTGGCTGAACAGGCGATTCCCCCGGCGCTGGCGCAGTGCCATCAAACAGCAGCACCGAGGATTCACTTTGTGACCCATTCACTGGGTGGGATTGTGTTGCGCCAGTATTTGCAACAACACACCATTCCCGAATTACACCGCGTTGTTATGCTGGCGCCGCCCAACAAAGGCAGTCAGATTGTCGATAAATTAAAACCTATTCCCGTCTTTGGCTGGATTAATGGCCCCGCCGGTAACGAATTGGGCACAACCGCGAAGAGCTTGCCAAACACCTTGGGCAAGGTGGATTTTGAATTGGGTGTTATTGCGGGAACGACCAGCGTAAACCTACTATTATCGCTTTACCTGCCCAATCCTGATGACGGCAAGGTATCGCTGGAAAATACCAAAATTGACGGCATGCGCGATTTTATCGCGCTGCCGGTTTCTCACCCCTACATCATGAAAGACAAGGACACGATTGTGCAGATACTTCATTTTTTAGCGCAGGGATATTTTTTACACACACCGGAATCTGGACAATAA
- a CDS encoding TatD family hydrolase has product MNNPALFDSHCHFDFPAFDSDRLVLWQQSKALGLSGLIMPGVSPEQWPRAARWCRELPGLFYAAGIHPHWIEHCIGPQQRWHPASDGLLSAQTRAQIATVIGDDIVRNKAQCVAVGECGLDKLIAVPLALQQQLLGIHIELANQLHKPLIIHSVKTHSEILACFKQQPPRYGGVIHAFSGSLEMAQQFIARDFLLGVGGTITYARAQKTREALRQVPIESVLLETDAPDMPLCGKQGARNSPHYLPQIAQCLAELRGISLDDVAQATRRNAQRLFGVS; this is encoded by the coding sequence ATGAATAACCCCGCTTTATTTGACAGCCACTGCCATTTTGACTTTCCCGCATTTGATAGCGATCGCCTTGTGTTATGGCAACAGAGCAAGGCCTTGGGCCTCAGCGGATTGATCATGCCCGGTGTCAGCCCTGAACAGTGGCCCAGGGCGGCGCGCTGGTGCCGTGAATTGCCGGGGCTATTTTATGCGGCGGGTATTCACCCGCATTGGATTGAACACTGTATTGGGCCACAACAGCGATGGCATCCGGCATCCGATGGCCTGTTGAGTGCACAAACACGGGCGCAGATTGCGACAGTGATTGGTGATGACATTGTGCGCAATAAGGCTCAGTGTGTGGCGGTGGGTGAATGCGGTTTGGATAAATTGATTGCAGTGCCATTGGCCTTGCAGCAACAGCTATTGGGTATTCACATTGAGTTGGCGAATCAATTGCACAAACCGCTGATTATTCACAGCGTAAAAACCCACAGTGAAATCCTTGCCTGTTTTAAACAGCAGCCACCGCGTTACGGTGGTGTTATTCACGCCTTCAGTGGCAGTCTTGAAATGGCACAACAATTTATTGCGCGTGATTTTTTACTGGGCGTGGGCGGTACTATTACCTATGCGCGGGCACAGAAAACCCGCGAGGCATTGCGTCAGGTGCCGATAGAATCTGTGTTGTTAGAAACTGATGCGCCCGACATGCCCCTGTGCGGTAAACAAGGCGCGCGCAACAGTCCACACTACCTGCCGCAGATTGCCCAATGCCTGGCGGAGTTGCGCGGAATTAGCTTGGATGATGTCGCGCAGGCAACACGCCGCAATGCGCAGCGCTTATTTGGTGTGAGCTAA
- a CDS encoding GGDEF domain-containing protein: MSIQQDIVKARLLGLCIVITVLLLALQKYGPEKVLIIGKDAGLEMNSLDDSGNGGASIASLVHDGDTLLLNCEIIASAYRWPYCVASFKLTDASGKGMDLSGYRQITVAARYSTPQDVGIRIQLINFNPAYANDRDSNSLKYNALELFDAYQTISLSHMQVPTWWLILGKIRPEYAGPEFTDIRGIQVATGEHIKPGKYQIIIDGVELRGKYLSDNQLYLFLLAGWTLMALLFFVSTLRKAKRELRTHQQRQQQLEALNSLLNKQQQTLEARLARDPLTGVLNRDGIAPVFEHAWDSHNHQQLSLIFIDIDNFKKINDDHGHNRGDEVLRLFAQVLVENTRAQDFLARWGGEEFVLACPDTNVKNATALAEKLRLAIQHTSWPQGLSITASFGVAQMHAHESPTDFIARADQALYEAKAQGRNGVRYAP, translated from the coding sequence ATGAGCATCCAGCAAGACATTGTTAAAGCCAGATTGCTGGGTTTATGTATTGTGATTACGGTATTACTACTTGCCCTGCAAAAATACGGGCCAGAAAAAGTCCTGATCATCGGTAAAGACGCTGGCCTGGAAATGAACAGCCTGGACGATAGCGGCAACGGCGGCGCGTCCATTGCTTCATTGGTCCACGACGGCGACACACTACTGCTCAACTGTGAAATTATCGCGTCGGCTTATCGCTGGCCTTACTGCGTTGCCAGTTTCAAACTCACCGATGCTAGCGGTAAAGGTATGGACCTGAGCGGCTATCGTCAAATCACCGTTGCCGCTCGCTACAGCACGCCGCAAGACGTGGGCATTCGCATCCAACTGATTAATTTCAACCCCGCCTATGCCAATGACCGCGATAGCAATTCACTGAAATACAACGCCCTTGAATTATTTGATGCCTACCAAACCATCAGCCTGAGCCATATGCAGGTGCCAACCTGGTGGCTCATTCTGGGCAAGATTCGCCCCGAATATGCCGGGCCGGAATTTACCGATATTCGCGGCATACAAGTGGCCACTGGCGAACACATTAAACCGGGCAAATACCAGATTATTATCGATGGGGTTGAACTGCGCGGAAAATACCTGAGCGACAACCAGCTCTACCTGTTCTTACTCGCGGGTTGGACACTGATGGCGCTGCTCTTTTTTGTGTCCACCTTGCGCAAGGCCAAACGGGAATTACGCACTCACCAACAGCGGCAGCAACAACTGGAAGCCCTGAACAGCCTGCTCAACAAACAACAACAAACATTGGAAGCGCGACTCGCCCGCGACCCGTTGACCGGCGTATTAAATCGCGATGGTATTGCGCCAGTTTTTGAACACGCGTGGGATTCACACAACCACCAACAACTCTCGCTGATTTTTATCGACATCGATAACTTCAAAAAAATTAATGACGATCACGGTCACAATCGGGGCGATGAAGTGCTCCGTTTATTTGCACAAGTGCTCGTCGAAAATACCCGCGCCCAGGATTTTCTCGCCCGTTGGGGTGGAGAGGAATTTGTGCTGGCTTGCCCTGACACCAATGTCAAAAATGCCACGGCGCTGGCAGAAAAATTGCGTTTGGCGATTCAACACACATCCTGGCCACAAGGCCTGTCCATTACCGCCAGTTTTGGTGTGGCGCAGATGCACGCCCATGAATCGCCCACGGATTTTATTGCGCGCGCCGACCAGGCACTCTACGAAGCCAAAGCCCAAGGGCGCAATGGTGTGCGCTACGCGCCTTAA
- a CDS encoding glycoside hydrolase family 18 protein, whose protein sequence is MKTVLHFTLRRLLLCLSTLAIALGISACSHSPAKTTKADTTPVKVIAYYMGDGSDLARYNFNQLTHIIYSFLHLNGNQLSFDSDKDKQALARLVALKKDYPQLKVMLSLGGWGGCETCSDVFNSAENRTAFAQSTLAIIEEYQADGIDLDWEYPTVPGFPGHAYAAYDRDNFSALVKALRTAFGSRYELSFAAGGFDAYLEQAVDWAAIMPLLDNVNIMSYDIVNGATPHTGHHSALYSTPQQKDSTDNAVQFLLRQGVAPEKIVIGAAFYARVWKDVAPINNGLYQPGTHIDGYGYAEFPTAFSPAEGYEYHWDEAAQAPSYYSARHKTFATFDDPRSMAAKVDYLRKHQLGGIMFWQLPHDTDNKGLLDAIHRRLHMPQNDAH, encoded by the coding sequence ATGAAAACAGTTTTACATTTCACCTTGCGCCGTTTGTTGCTGTGTTTATCCACCCTGGCGATTGCACTTGGCATCAGTGCCTGTAGCCATTCGCCCGCCAAAACCACTAAAGCCGATACCACACCGGTAAAAGTGATTGCCTATTACATGGGCGATGGCAGCGATCTGGCGCGCTACAATTTCAATCAATTGACCCACATCATCTACAGTTTTTTGCATTTAAACGGCAATCAGTTGTCGTTTGATAGCGATAAAGACAAACAAGCGCTCGCGCGTTTGGTCGCGCTGAAAAAAGACTATCCACAGTTAAAAGTTATGTTGTCACTCGGCGGATGGGGCGGTTGCGAAACCTGCTCCGATGTTTTTAACAGCGCCGAAAACCGCACCGCATTTGCGCAATCCACCCTCGCGATTATTGAAGAGTACCAGGCTGATGGTATTGATCTGGATTGGGAGTACCCCACAGTACCCGGCTTTCCCGGTCACGCCTATGCCGCCTATGATCGCGATAATTTCAGCGCGCTGGTCAAGGCATTACGCACCGCATTTGGCTCGCGCTATGAATTAAGTTTTGCAGCCGGAGGTTTTGATGCCTATTTGGAACAGGCAGTGGACTGGGCAGCCATTATGCCGCTGCTGGATAATGTGAATATTATGAGTTACGACATAGTGAACGGCGCAACGCCACACACTGGTCACCACAGCGCCCTGTATTCCACCCCGCAACAAAAAGACTCCACCGATAACGCTGTGCAATTTTTACTGCGCCAAGGTGTTGCCCCGGAAAAAATTGTTATAGGCGCCGCTTTTTATGCGCGTGTCTGGAAGGATGTAGCGCCCATCAATAACGGCCTTTATCAACCCGGCACACACATTGACGGTTATGGATACGCCGAATTTCCCACAGCCTTCAGCCCAGCCGAGGGTTATGAATATCACTGGGATGAGGCTGCACAAGCGCCAAGCTATTACAGTGCCCGCCATAAAACCTTTGCCACCTTTGATGACCCACGCTCCATGGCCGCCAAAGTGGATTACCTAAGGAAGCACCAGCTCGGCGGCATTATGTTTTGGCAATTGCCCCACGACACCGACAACAAAGGGTTGCTCGACGCTATTCACCGTCGCTTGCATATGCCCCAAAACGACGCACACTGA
- a CDS encoding SufE family protein — protein MDYRDDLSAISLAHLRAASGWQQQYKLIIQWGKLIAPKPALRIADNLIRGCEVPVWLAHMPAQGRDYFALDADSSVIKGLASLLLVQVNGKTRHELIGLDLQRELHDLGLEKHLTPSRNNGLNAIIARIYQHLQQSAE, from the coding sequence GTGGATTATCGCGATGACCTGTCCGCTATTTCGCTGGCGCATTTGCGCGCGGCGTCGGGGTGGCAACAGCAGTACAAATTGATTATCCAGTGGGGCAAATTAATTGCACCCAAACCGGCACTGCGCATTGCCGACAACCTGATTCGCGGTTGCGAGGTGCCGGTGTGGCTGGCGCACATGCCCGCACAAGGGCGCGATTATTTTGCGCTGGATGCCGACAGCAGTGTTATCAAGGGCTTGGCATCGTTGTTATTGGTGCAGGTTAATGGCAAAACGCGCCATGAATTAATCGGGTTGGATTTGCAGCGTGAATTGCACGACCTGGGTTTGGAAAAACACCTGACGCCCTCGCGCAACAATGGTTTGAACGCGATTATTGCGCGTATCTACCAGCACTTACAGCAATCCGCCGAATGA